The following proteins are co-located in the Candidatus Accumulibacter cognatus genome:
- a CDS encoding transposase: MMMPWLRKTVLKKLLLAVAAMIEARTPHTAILATKLPLEVEREDMRPQWLRRLLSTGQLRSDRELEPFARDALRMASSGGQTAVIAMDQTDLSDRFAIIMVSVRIGERALPLAWWVEEGAANLGFEPQRQLLDKIREWLPTGTPVLLSADRFYGTVELLRYVRRVKWPYRIRLKSHFSVDTGQGELTTTGELAAGCRERYLPQVTLFAEGVPTAIGILQEPGHPEPWIIAMDCPPTRARVLDYGLRWGIEPMFSDLKSRGFEWAESHLEQAKRLDQMILIMALALHWCVRVGWNDPLELPTPLEKKAQEQTSDDHWNVRKMLRSRLSWFTRGLRKLYRLVENGLPLPPFWVPT; encoded by the coding sequence ATGATGATGCCATGGTTACGGAAGACGGTACTCAAGAAGTTGCTATTGGCCGTGGCGGCAATGATTGAGGCGCGGACACCCCATACCGCAATTCTGGCGACGAAGTTGCCCCTGGAAGTAGAGCGCGAGGATATGCGACCACAGTGGTTACGACGACTGCTATCGACCGGGCAGTTGCGCAGCGATAGGGAACTGGAGCCCTTTGCTCGGGATGCTCTGCGGATGGCCAGTAGCGGCGGGCAAACGGCGGTAATCGCGATGGATCAAACGGATCTCTCCGATCGATTTGCGATTATCATGGTCAGTGTGCGGATAGGAGAGCGGGCGTTGCCGCTGGCGTGGTGGGTGGAAGAAGGCGCTGCGAACCTGGGGTTTGAACCGCAGCGACAGCTCCTTGATAAAATTCGGGAGTGGCTCCCGACGGGCACGCCGGTATTGCTGTCGGCCGACCGGTTTTACGGCACGGTAGAGTTGCTGCGGTATGTGCGGAGGGTGAAATGGCCATATCGAATTCGGCTCAAGAGCCATTTTTCCGTGGATACCGGCCAAGGCGAACTGACCACCACAGGCGAATTGGCCGCAGGGTGCCGCGAACGCTACCTGCCTCAAGTCACGCTGTTTGCGGAAGGCGTACCGACCGCCATTGGCATTTTGCAGGAGCCTGGCCACCCAGAACCCTGGATCATCGCCATGGATTGTCCTCCTACGCGGGCGCGCGTCCTTGACTACGGGTTGCGCTGGGGTATTGAACCGATGTTCTCCGACCTCAAATCGCGCGGCTTCGAGTGGGCCGAAAGCCACCTGGAACAGGCGAAACGCCTCGATCAAATGATCCTGATCATGGCCCTGGCCTTGCACTGGTGTGTCCGCGTCGGCTGGAACGATCCACTGGAGCTCCCCACCCCCTTGGAAAAGAAAGCACAGGAGCAGACCTCGGATGATCACTGGAACGTCCGGAAAATGCTCCGCAGCCGTCTCTCGTGGTTCACCCGTGGTCTGAGAAAGCTCTACCGACTCGTCGAAAATGGATTGCCGCTGCCTCCGTTTTGGGTGCCAACTTAA
- a CDS encoding pyridoxal phosphate-dependent aminotransferase, translating into MPTFPASRLANIAPFHVLELMARARALEAEGRDIIHMEVGEPDFPTPEPVIAAVQTSLTSGRVFYTPALGLPELRHAIADFYQTRYGISIPAARIAVTAGASAALLLTLACLVEVGSEWLLSDPGYPCNRHFIRSFEGVPIGIPVGPASNFQPTPADFEAHWNERSAGVLLASPANPTGTMLSGEQLAAIAEFVRQHQGQLIVDEIYHGLTYEGDAQTALQFGDDIFIVQSFSKYFNMTGWRLGWLVVPERFVRDIEKLAQNLYISPSMPAQHAALAAFAPTTINILEARRAEFRRRRDFLAPALADLGFQLTARPQGAFYLYVDCSALTSNSERFARDLIESAGVATTPGLDFGTHAPNQHMRFAYTTTLERLAEAVDRIRRFLG; encoded by the coding sequence ATGCCGACCTTTCCCGCCAGCCGCCTCGCCAACATCGCCCCCTTCCATGTCCTGGAGTTGATGGCGCGAGCCAGGGCACTTGAAGCCGAAGGTCGCGACATCATCCACATGGAAGTCGGTGAACCCGACTTCCCAACACCGGAACCGGTCATCGCCGCGGTCCAGACAAGTCTTACGAGCGGTCGTGTGTTCTATACGCCCGCACTTGGCCTGCCCGAATTGCGCCATGCCATCGCCGACTTTTACCAGACACGTTATGGGATCAGCATCCCCGCTGCCCGCATAGCGGTCACTGCGGGGGCCTCTGCTGCCCTGCTGCTGACCCTCGCCTGTCTAGTTGAAGTGGGCAGTGAATGGCTGCTCAGCGATCCTGGTTATCCGTGCAACCGTCACTTCATCCGGAGTTTTGAAGGTGTTCCGATCGGCATCCCGGTCGGCCCGGCGAGCAACTTTCAACCCACCCCGGCAGATTTCGAAGCGCACTGGAATGAACGCTCAGCCGGGGTACTGCTCGCTTCGCCGGCCAACCCCACCGGCACCATGCTGAGCGGCGAACAACTGGCAGCGATCGCTGAATTCGTTCGCCAACACCAGGGACAACTGATTGTCGATGAGATCTATCACGGCCTCACCTATGAGGGCGACGCTCAAACCGCGCTGCAATTCGGCGACGACATTTTTATCGTGCAGAGCTTCTCCAAGTATTTCAACATGACCGGCTGGCGACTCGGTTGGCTGGTCGTCCCCGAACGTTTCGTCCGCGACATCGAAAAGCTCGCACAGAATCTCTACATCTCGCCATCGATGCCGGCACAGCATGCCGCGCTCGCGGCCTTCGCGCCGACGACGATCAACATCCTCGAAGCACGGCGCGCAGAGTTTCGGCGGCGGCGCGACTTCCTGGCGCCGGCGCTCGCAGACCTCGGTTTCCAGCTCACGGCCAGGCCGCAGGGTGCCTTCTATCTCTACGTCGACTGCAGCGCCCTGACCAGCAACAGCGAGCGTTTCGCGCGTGACCTGATCGAGTCGGCCGGTGTCGCGACGACCCCTGGCCTCGACTTCGGCACGCATGCACCGAACCAGCATATGCGCTTTGCGTACACGACCACACTCGAACGTCTCGCCGAGGCGGTCGACAGAATTCGCCGCTTTTTGGGTTGA
- a CDS encoding polyprenyl synthetase family protein, with protein MRMEQLYNLIRSDLEAVDAVIRQRLHSDVVLVRQVAEYIVQSGGKRLRPALVLLSAGALGYHGTHHHELSAVIEFIHTATLLHDDVVDASDLRRGRETANAMFGNSASVLVGDFLYSRAFQMMVAVNDMRIMRVLSDATNLIAEGEVLQLMNCHDANVDEASYLQVIRYKTAKLFEAATQLGAIIGGATVAIEQAMATYGIHLGTAFQLIDDVLDYSGDELETGKHLGDDLAEGKPTLPLIFVLQNGTAEQAACVRQAIEGGGRDALPEVLAAIRATGALEYAKQKAKAESERAALALKRLPPSQYKDSLLELCLFAVARSY; from the coding sequence GTGAGAATGGAGCAGCTATACAACCTGATCAGGTCTGATCTGGAAGCGGTTGACGCGGTGATCCGCCAGCGACTCCATTCTGACGTGGTACTGGTTCGGCAGGTCGCCGAGTACATCGTTCAGAGCGGCGGCAAGAGACTGCGTCCGGCACTGGTGTTGCTTTCGGCCGGTGCGCTGGGTTATCACGGTACGCATCATCACGAACTTTCCGCGGTGATCGAGTTCATCCATACGGCCACCCTGCTGCATGACGATGTGGTCGACGCTTCCGATCTGCGGCGCGGCCGTGAAACCGCCAACGCGATGTTTGGTAACTCGGCCAGCGTGCTGGTGGGTGACTTCCTGTATTCGCGAGCATTCCAGATGATGGTTGCAGTCAACGACATGCGCATCATGCGGGTGTTGTCCGATGCAACCAACCTCATTGCTGAGGGCGAAGTGCTGCAATTGATGAACTGCCACGATGCCAACGTCGATGAGGCGAGCTACCTGCAAGTCATCCGCTACAAGACAGCGAAATTGTTCGAGGCGGCGACGCAACTGGGTGCGATCATCGGCGGCGCCACGGTCGCCATAGAGCAGGCAATGGCGACCTACGGCATCCATCTGGGGACGGCATTTCAGTTGATTGACGACGTGCTTGACTATTCGGGCGATGAACTGGAGACTGGCAAGCATCTCGGTGACGACCTGGCTGAAGGTAAGCCAACGCTTCCACTGATTTTCGTGCTTCAGAACGGGACCGCGGAACAGGCGGCTTGCGTACGGCAGGCGATCGAGGGTGGCGGGCGCGACGCCCTACCCGAAGTGTTGGCGGCAATTCGCGCAACGGGGGCACTTGAATACGCGAAACAGAAGGCCAAGGCAGAGTCAGAGCGCGCTGCGCTTGCGCTCAAGCGGCTCCCCCCTTCTCAATACAAGGATTCCTTGCTAGAATTATGCCTCTTCGCAGTCGCTAGAAGCTATTAG
- a CDS encoding HAMP domain-containing histidine kinase translates to MLSTPEVGAECFSETHWKSLRYFNLYRFAVASLLFFSALLYPSALLVLTPQQGLLHLLLASAYLVSTALTVILAYRHRQHASMQLTASVMVDVVVVTWLIHVGGGLGSGLGSMLLVTLAGAGLVGQGRLVLFYAAMATLAVLFEQSYRATLHNDFDAAGFFHTGIFCAGFFAVAVSARLLARRVITNEVLARQRGVDLNNQTVISQRVIEEMQDGVLVLSRTGQVRQSNPRARQLLALHGGSEVSECSTELMQGFVDWCRDPGDEDALVSVPASGMQLRARFVGTASTENDVLVFLEDIGRLQEQARQIKLAALGRLTANIAHEIRNPLSAISHAGELLREERRGELYERLLRIVLDNTQRLERIVNDILELGRRDRSYRERIDLREVLPSFIEEYRVKENLPAEVVGLEISGVATLCFDRSHFHRVLWNLMGNALRHSQRAANSICLLVCDAPADGQLELHVIDDGQGVDDTCREQIFEPFFTTHHRGTGLGLYIARELCEANGAQLELQKSGPGADFCLLGRSVGC, encoded by the coding sequence ATGTTGAGTACGCCGGAAGTCGGCGCCGAGTGCTTTTCCGAGACGCACTGGAAATCGCTCCGCTATTTCAACCTCTATCGCTTCGCGGTGGCCTCGCTGCTTTTCTTTTCCGCGTTGCTGTACCCGTCCGCCCTGCTTGTGCTGACACCGCAACAGGGCTTGCTGCACCTGCTGCTGGCCAGTGCCTACCTGGTGAGCACTGCACTGACGGTGATCCTGGCGTATCGCCATCGCCAGCATGCCAGCATGCAGCTTACTGCTAGCGTCATGGTTGATGTGGTGGTGGTGACGTGGCTGATTCACGTCGGCGGCGGGCTGGGTAGCGGACTCGGATCCATGTTGCTGGTGACACTGGCCGGTGCCGGTTTGGTCGGGCAGGGACGCCTAGTATTATTCTATGCGGCGATGGCCACACTGGCCGTTCTCTTTGAACAGTCTTACCGGGCAACACTGCATAATGACTTCGATGCTGCCGGATTCTTCCACACCGGGATCTTCTGTGCCGGGTTCTTTGCGGTCGCTGTATCGGCCCGCCTGCTGGCCCGTCGGGTGATTACCAACGAGGTACTAGCAAGACAGCGTGGCGTTGACCTGAACAACCAGACGGTGATCAGCCAGCGTGTGATCGAAGAGATGCAGGATGGCGTGCTGGTCCTCAGCCGCACTGGCCAGGTCAGGCAAAGCAACCCTCGCGCCAGGCAACTGCTGGCATTGCATGGCGGCAGTGAGGTCAGCGAGTGTTCGACTGAACTGATGCAGGGTTTCGTTGACTGGTGTCGGGACCCTGGTGATGAGGATGCGTTGGTCAGCGTGCCAGCCAGTGGCATGCAATTGCGAGCGCGCTTCGTTGGCACTGCGAGCACTGAAAACGATGTGCTCGTTTTTCTCGAGGATATCGGCCGTTTGCAGGAACAGGCACGGCAGATCAAACTGGCTGCTCTCGGGCGGCTGACTGCTAACATCGCGCACGAGATTCGCAATCCGCTCTCGGCGATCAGTCATGCCGGCGAGTTACTCCGTGAAGAGCGGCGTGGAGAGTTGTATGAGCGCCTGTTGCGCATCGTTCTCGACAATACTCAGCGTCTGGAGCGTATCGTCAACGATATTCTCGAACTTGGCCGCCGCGACCGCAGCTATCGTGAACGGATCGACCTGCGCGAGGTTCTGCCTTCGTTCATCGAGGAATATCGGGTCAAGGAAAACTTGCCGGCAGAGGTGGTCGGTCTTGAGATATCAGGAGTCGCCACCCTTTGTTTCGATCGTTCGCATTTTCATCGGGTATTGTGGAATCTGATGGGCAATGCATTGCGGCATTCACAGCGTGCTGCGAATAGTATTTGCCTGCTGGTTTGTGATGCCCCCGCCGATGGTCAATTGGAACTCCATGTCATTGACGATGGGCAGGGCGTTGACGATACTTGTCGTGAACAGATCTTTGAACCGTTCTTTACCACGCATCATCGCGGTACCGGTCTGGGTCTTTACATCGCGCGTGAGTTGTGTGAAGCAAATGGGGCGCAACTTGAACTCCAGAAATCGGGGCCAGGTGCCGATTTCTGTCTCTTGGGGAGATCGGTTGGGTGTTAG
- a CDS encoding CDP-6-deoxy-delta-3,4-glucoseen reductase, with amino-acid sequence MGFQVSVQPSRHTFHAEPDETILDAALRQGLSLPYGCRDGVCGTCRGKVLSGELAHGKAQLEVLSEADRQAGFALFCCAMARSDLCLESREIRSTEDIPIRTLPARVHKLTRAAPDVIIIDLKLPASERLQFLAGQYVDILLKEGRHRSFSLANAPHADDFLQLHVRQVPGGQFTRHVFEAMKERDLLRLRGPHGSFFMREDSRKPMLLVAGGTGFAPIKAIVEHAIAEACTRPMHVYWGGRCRADLYLLALAEQWSVQHPHIHFTPVLSDSPSAEHWPGRRGLVHAVAMADHPWLADYQAYVCGSPDMVTAARQDFLTNCQLPAEEFFADSFDFAADTLAAMRANRVLPTSHPSDTRVASDE; translated from the coding sequence ATGGGTTTTCAGGTCAGTGTTCAGCCAAGCCGGCACACCTTTCACGCCGAGCCTGACGAGACAATTCTCGACGCCGCACTGCGTCAGGGATTGAGTCTTCCGTACGGCTGCCGGGATGGGGTTTGTGGCACCTGCCGGGGGAAAGTCCTGAGCGGCGAACTGGCGCACGGCAAAGCCCAGCTCGAGGTGCTCAGTGAGGCCGACCGCCAGGCCGGCTTTGCCCTCTTTTGCTGCGCCATGGCGAGAAGCGACCTGTGCCTGGAGAGCCGGGAAATCCGCTCGACTGAGGATATTCCGATCAGAACCTTGCCGGCACGTGTGCACAAGCTCACGCGCGCCGCCCCGGACGTGATCATCATCGACCTCAAACTGCCCGCCAGTGAGCGCCTGCAGTTTCTCGCCGGCCAATACGTGGACATTCTACTCAAGGAAGGCCGGCACCGCTCGTTCTCGCTGGCCAACGCACCGCATGCGGACGACTTTCTTCAACTGCATGTTCGGCAGGTACCAGGCGGCCAGTTCACCAGACACGTCTTCGAAGCCATGAAGGAACGAGACCTGCTACGCCTGCGCGGGCCACACGGCAGCTTCTTCATGCGCGAGGACTCCCGGAAACCGATGCTGCTGGTTGCCGGCGGCACCGGCTTTGCACCGATCAAGGCGATTGTCGAACATGCCATCGCGGAAGCATGCACCAGGCCCATGCACGTCTATTGGGGGGGGCGCTGTCGCGCCGACCTTTACCTTCTGGCCCTTGCCGAACAGTGGTCTGTGCAGCATCCCCATATTCATTTCACGCCGGTCCTGTCCGACTCGCCGTCCGCAGAACACTGGCCGGGTCGACGTGGTCTGGTGCATGCAGTGGCCATGGCCGATCACCCCTGGCTTGCTGACTACCAGGCCTATGTCTGTGGTTCACCGGATATGGTGACCGCCGCCAGGCAAGATTTTCTGACCAATTGCCAGTTGCCGGCAGAGGAGTTCTTTGCTGACTCCTTCGACTTTGCTGCCGATACGCTGGCGGCAATGAGGGCGAATCGTGTGCTGCCTACGAGCCATCCTTCCGACACCAGGGTTGCCTCAGATGAATGA
- a CDS encoding sigma-54-dependent Fis family transcriptional regulator — MLAGKTERRPRGELARVLVVDDEADIRELLDLTLARMGLSADCAGSVTEARVLLGQQRYQLCLTDMRLPDGEGLEIVRLIGERYGETPVAVITAFGSTQNAVAALKAGAFDYLAKPVALEQLRSLIKSALSLPRRRAGVLGEEPVDLAAQLIGPSAAIEHVRDMINKLARTQAPVYISGESGTGKELAARLIHDQSARRASPFVPVNCGAIPEHLMESEFFGYRKGAFTGADSDREGFFQAAHGGTLFLDELADLPLPMQVKLLRAIQEKKIRKVGSTVEEAVDVRIISATHRLLSDCVDAGTFRQDLYYRVNVIELKMPPLREREEDIEPLVEALLVRICGAHPPQLEAQALAALQAYSFPGNVRELENILERATALCNNATVNLDDLQLAPEKAASGSVGREDETLDDYINRVERQAILDALAKTAFNRTAAARLLGVTFRSLRYRIERLGIEE, encoded by the coding sequence GTGTTAGCTGGCAAAACTGAACGGCGTCCGCGTGGCGAGTTGGCGAGAGTGCTGGTGGTCGACGATGAAGCGGATATTCGTGAGCTTCTCGATCTGACGCTGGCGCGCATGGGGCTCTCGGCAGACTGTGCGGGGAGTGTGACGGAGGCACGTGTATTGCTTGGGCAGCAGCGCTATCAACTCTGTCTGACCGACATGCGTCTCCCTGACGGCGAGGGCCTGGAGATCGTTCGGTTGATCGGTGAGCGCTACGGCGAGACCCCCGTCGCAGTGATCACGGCTTTCGGCAGTACCCAGAACGCGGTGGCCGCGCTCAAGGCAGGTGCCTTTGACTATCTGGCCAAACCGGTAGCGCTGGAGCAATTGCGCAGCTTGATCAAATCAGCGCTCAGTTTGCCGCGTCGTCGGGCTGGTGTGCTCGGGGAAGAACCGGTGGACCTGGCCGCCCAACTGATCGGACCCTCGGCGGCGATCGAACATGTCCGTGATATGATTAACAAATTGGCCCGCACTCAGGCACCGGTCTATATCTCCGGGGAGTCGGGGACCGGCAAGGAGCTGGCTGCGCGCCTGATACACGATCAGAGTGCCCGTCGTGCCTCTCCCTTCGTACCAGTGAATTGTGGAGCGATTCCCGAGCATCTGATGGAGAGCGAATTCTTCGGTTATCGCAAGGGCGCATTCACTGGTGCGGACAGCGATCGCGAGGGATTTTTCCAGGCTGCTCATGGGGGAACGCTGTTTCTCGACGAATTGGCTGATTTGCCGCTGCCGATGCAGGTCAAACTGTTGCGGGCCATTCAGGAAAAAAAGATACGCAAGGTGGGCAGCACAGTTGAAGAAGCGGTCGATGTGCGCATCATTTCGGCGACTCACCGTTTGCTCAGTGACTGTGTCGATGCCGGAACCTTCCGCCAGGATCTGTATTACCGGGTGAACGTCATCGAACTCAAAATGCCGCCTTTGCGCGAACGCGAAGAGGATATCGAGCCCCTGGTCGAGGCATTACTGGTACGCATCTGCGGAGCACATCCGCCACAACTGGAAGCGCAAGCCCTGGCGGCCCTGCAAGCGTATAGTTTTCCAGGTAATGTGCGAGAACTCGAAAACATCCTCGAGCGGGCCACCGCACTGTGTAACAACGCTACGGTGAATCTCGACGATCTGCAGTTGGCACCGGAAAAGGCGGCCAGTGGCAGCGTGGGCCGCGAAGATGAAACGCTCGACGACTACATCAACCGTGTCGAGAGGCAAGCGATTCTCGATGCCCTGGCCAAGACGGCGTTCAACCGTACCGCAGCGGCCAGACTGCTCGGGGTGACTTTCCGTTCATTGCGCTACCGCATCGAGCGGCTCGGTATCGAGGAGTGA
- a CDS encoding class I SAM-dependent RNA methyltransferase: METFFASCPRGLEQLLLEDLRVAGARDLKSIFGGVHFLADWPVCYRANLYSRIATRILWRVALASYRNEEDIYRLALDTPWPKWFVSEQTFRVDVNAVKSPLKSLEFVTLRIKDAICDRFRRETGKRPSVDTRQPDLRVHGFISKDECILYLDTSGAPLYQRGLRQKTVDAPIKENLAAGILRLSGWQPGVALLDPMCGSGTFLLEAAQIALGVAPGARRPFAFEQLRHFDLAVWQRLLEAARAGEAAATDAGIFGSDLSPAAVRAALANLDRAGLLPLVTLSTGDLLEIKAPAEHGVMVSNPPYAERVFDRDQLAQFYPLLGSALKRRFAGWNCYLISADTRLPKMVRLTPSKKTPLFNGALECRLYEFRMVAGSNRGNTANSSILDSSCS; encoded by the coding sequence GTGGAAACGTTTTTTGCAAGCTGCCCGCGCGGCTTGGAGCAACTGCTGCTTGAAGACCTTAGGGTGGCGGGTGCACGCGATCTCAAATCAATCTTCGGTGGCGTGCATTTCCTGGCCGACTGGCCGGTATGCTACCGTGCAAATCTGTACTCACGGATTGCCACGCGCATCCTCTGGCGAGTAGCGCTGGCGTCTTATCGCAACGAAGAGGACATCTATCGCCTGGCGCTTGACACTCCCTGGCCGAAGTGGTTCGTTTCCGAGCAGACCTTTCGGGTGGACGTCAACGCCGTCAAGAGCCCGTTGAAAAGCCTCGAATTCGTAACCCTGCGAATCAAGGACGCGATCTGCGATCGTTTTCGCCGCGAAACCGGCAAGCGCCCGAGTGTCGATACGCGTCAGCCGGACCTGCGGGTACACGGGTTCATCAGCAAGGACGAATGCATTCTCTACCTCGATACCTCGGGCGCGCCACTCTACCAGCGCGGATTGCGCCAGAAGACGGTCGATGCACCGATCAAGGAAAACCTTGCTGCCGGAATTCTGCGTCTCAGCGGCTGGCAGCCGGGCGTCGCTCTGCTCGATCCGATGTGTGGCAGTGGCACCTTTTTGCTCGAAGCAGCGCAAATCGCTCTCGGTGTGGCGCCTGGTGCGAGGCGTCCCTTTGCCTTCGAGCAGCTACGCCATTTTGATCTGGCGGTCTGGCAGCGGCTGCTCGAGGCCGCGCGTGCCGGGGAGGCGGCGGCTACCGATGCGGGAATTTTTGGCAGCGATCTCTCGCCGGCTGCCGTTCGCGCCGCGCTGGCCAATCTCGACCGCGCCGGGTTGCTGCCGCTGGTTACCTTAAGCACCGGCGACCTGCTTGAAATCAAGGCTCCAGCCGAGCACGGCGTGATGGTCAGCAATCCGCCTTACGCCGAACGAGTCTTTGACCGTGACCAGTTGGCTCAGTTTTACCCCTTGCTCGGCAGTGCGCTGAAGCGCCGCTTCGCTGGCTGGAACTGCTATCTGATCAGCGCCGACACCCGTCTGCCGAAAATGGTCCGTCTGACTCCCAGCAAGAAGACACCTCTGTTCAACGGGGCGCTGGAATGTCGTCTTTATGAATTCCGGATGGTGGCGGGCAGCAACCGTGGCAACACGGCGAATTCTTCGATTCTTGACAGTTCGTGCAGTTGA
- a CDS encoding CopD family protein has translation MLIVKVLHLWMVVSWFAGLFYLPRIFVNLAMVASSSVAERDRLLLMAGKLYRFMTPIAALAVALGLWLWFGFGFSGGWLHVKTALVVALLAYHAYCNRLLRDFRAGRNRHGHVWYRWFNELPVLVLLAVTYLAVVKPF, from the coding sequence ATGCTGATCGTCAAGGTATTGCATCTCTGGATGGTGGTCAGCTGGTTTGCTGGCCTGTTCTACCTGCCACGGATTTTTGTCAATCTGGCGATGGTGGCCTCGAGCAGTGTTGCCGAGCGTGACCGCCTGCTGCTGATGGCCGGCAAGCTCTACCGTTTCATGACTCCGATCGCCGCTCTGGCGGTTGCCCTGGGCCTCTGGCTATGGTTTGGTTTCGGTTTCTCGGGTGGCTGGTTGCACGTCAAGACGGCTTTGGTGGTGGCGTTGCTGGCCTATCACGCGTATTGCAATCGGCTTTTACGCGACTTTCGGGCCGGTCGCAACCGCCACGGCCACGTTTGGTACCGTTGGTTCAATGAACTGCCGGTCCTGGTGCTACTGGCGGTGACCTACTTGGCCGTGGTCAAGCCATTCTAG
- a CDS encoding SDR family oxidoreductase encodes MQKLLIVGCGDIASRLLPRLLGHYRVFALLRDPGQCAFWRARGARPILADLDQPASLQRIAGLADVIVHLAPPPNTDRRSPFSGQRDTRTSALLAALARGRSLPQRIVYISTSGVYGDCRGERIDETRSLRPKTARACRRVDAERQLRAFGQRGVVVSILRVPGIYAADRLPIERLQKRTPALCTTDDVYTNHIHAEDLVMLTCAALRYGRSNRTYNASDDSEIRMGEYFDLIADRFDLPRVPRLSRHDAEQQLSPLQLSFMSESRRLSNQRIKKELHVRLRYSRVEDGVAAARAERKHRC; translated from the coding sequence GTGCAAAAACTCTTGATCGTCGGTTGCGGTGACATTGCCAGCCGCTTGCTTCCTCGCCTGCTGGGCCATTATCGCGTTTTCGCGCTGTTACGCGACCCTGGGCAGTGCGCCTTCTGGCGCGCAAGGGGTGCCCGACCCATCCTGGCGGACCTCGATCAGCCCGCCAGTCTGCAACGCATTGCCGGTCTCGCTGACGTCATCGTTCATCTGGCCCCGCCGCCGAACACCGATCGACGAAGCCCTTTCAGCGGACAGCGCGATACCCGTACCAGCGCATTGCTTGCTGCGTTGGCCCGCGGCAGGAGTCTACCACAGCGCATCGTGTATATAAGCACTAGTGGTGTCTATGGCGATTGCCGGGGGGAACGGATTGACGAGACGCGCAGCCTGCGGCCGAAGACGGCACGCGCCTGCCGCCGTGTTGACGCCGAGCGCCAGTTACGCGCTTTTGGCCAGCGCGGCGTCGTTGTCAGCATCCTGCGTGTTCCTGGCATCTATGCTGCGGATCGCCTGCCGATCGAGCGTTTGCAAAAAAGGACGCCGGCGCTGTGCACGACCGACGATGTCTATACCAACCACATCCATGCCGAGGATCTGGTGATGCTGACCTGTGCCGCGCTGCGTTATGGGCGCAGCAACCGCACCTACAATGCGAGCGACGATTCGGAAATCAGAATGGGCGAGTATTTCGATCTCATTGCCGATCGTTTCGATCTGCCGCGAGTGCCGCGTCTTTCGCGTCACGACGCCGAGCAGCAACTGTCGCCCCTGCAGTTGTCTTTCATGAGCGAATCGCGCCGTCTGAGCAACCAGCGGATCAAGAAGGAACTGCACGTCAGGCTGCGCTATAGCAGGGTCGAGGACGGTGTCGCTGCGGCTCGTGCGGAAAGGAAGCACCGATGCTGA
- the ampD gene encoding 1,6-anhydro-N-acetylmuramyl-L-alanine amidase AmpD — MCWATGPEIRPDGWLEGVRHIESPNCDERPLGEAVSLIVVHAISLPPAQFGGEGIVHLFTNQLDAAAHSYFAQISHLRVSAHFLIRRDGDLIQFVSCRQRAWHAGLSSWQGRPRCNDFSLGIELEGCDELPFEDVQYLRLLQLLRLLCVHYPIAAVAGHSDISPGRKTDPGPCFDWQRLAAIGDLPGVLR, encoded by the coding sequence CTGTGCTGGGCGACAGGCCCGGAAATCAGGCCTGACGGCTGGCTTGAGGGCGTGCGGCACATCGAATCGCCCAATTGTGATGAACGTCCGCTGGGCGAGGCCGTTTCGCTGATTGTTGTCCATGCCATCAGCCTGCCACCGGCACAGTTCGGTGGTGAGGGTATCGTGCACTTGTTCACCAATCAGCTCGACGCCGCCGCCCATTCCTACTTCGCGCAGATCAGCCATTTGCGCGTCTCGGCGCATTTTCTCATTCGTCGCGATGGCGATCTGATCCAGTTTGTTTCCTGCCGGCAGCGTGCTTGGCATGCCGGCCTCTCCTCCTGGCAGGGGCGACCGCGGTGCAATGATTTTTCCTTGGGGATTGAGCTGGAAGGCTGTGACGAGCTGCCATTCGAGGATGTACAGTACTTGCGTCTACTGCAACTGCTGCGGCTGTTGTGTGTTCATTACCCGATTGCAGCGGTTGCCGGGCACAGCGACATCTCGCCAGGCCGCAAGACCGACCCCGGCCCCTGCTTCGACTGGCAGCGTCTGGCAGCCATCGGCGATCTTCCCGGGGTCTTGCGCTGA